The Streptomyces cynarae genome contains a region encoding:
- a CDS encoding RNA polymerase-binding protein RbpA: MSERALRGTRLVVTSYETDRGIDLAPRQAVEYACEKGHRFEMPFSVEAEIPPEWECKVCGAQALLVDGEGPEEKKAKPARTHWDMLMERRTREELEEVLEERLAVLRSGAMNIAVHPRDSRKSA; the protein is encoded by the coding sequence ATGAGTGAGCGAGCTCTTCGCGGCACGCGCCTCGTGGTGACCAGCTACGAGACGGACCGCGGCATCGACCTGGCTCCACGCCAGGCCGTGGAGTACGCATGCGAGAAGGGGCACCGGTTCGAGATGCCCTTCTCGGTCGAGGCGGAGATCCCGCCGGAGTGGGAGTGCAAGGTCTGCGGTGCCCAGGCGCTCCTTGTGGACGGCGAAGGTCCGGAGGAGAAGAAGGCGAAGCCCGCGCGTACGCACTGGGACATGCTGATGGAGCGGCGCACCCGTGAGGAGCTCGAAGAGGTCCTCGAGGAGCGTCTCGCGGTTCTGCGGTCCGGCGCGATGAACATCGCGGTGCATCCGCGGGACAGCCGCAAGTCCGCGTAG
- a CDS encoding TetR/AcrR family transcriptional regulator, which translates to MKSSQQRGAVRPQARGTDRSLARRAELIAIGRKLFADTSYDTLSMDDIARHAQVAKGLIYYYFKSKRGYYLAIVEDSVADLVTSAAAGLDLPPVERVHRTIDRYLRYAEQNQAAYRTIVSGGVGFDAQVHAIRDGVREAIVTTIAEGAYGRRDIAALVRTGLLGWVCGVEGVTLDWIDRPVLPRDTMCDLLAKTLGGTLRAIEELDPAYPAPPPARRPI; encoded by the coding sequence TTGAAGAGCAGTCAACAGCGAGGTGCCGTGCGCCCGCAGGCGCGCGGTACCGACCGCTCCCTGGCGCGCCGCGCCGAACTCATCGCCATCGGGCGGAAGTTATTCGCCGACACCTCCTACGACACGCTGTCGATGGATGACATCGCACGTCATGCCCAGGTGGCGAAAGGGCTCATCTACTACTACTTCAAATCGAAACGCGGCTATTACCTCGCCATTGTCGAGGATTCGGTGGCCGACCTCGTGACCTCCGCGGCCGCCGGCCTGGACCTGCCGCCGGTGGAACGGGTGCACCGCACCATCGACCGCTATCTTCGCTACGCCGAGCAGAACCAGGCCGCCTACCGCACGATCGTCAGTGGCGGCGTGGGCTTCGACGCACAGGTCCACGCCATCCGGGACGGCGTGCGCGAGGCGATCGTCACCACGATCGCCGAGGGGGCGTACGGGCGGCGCGACATCGCCGCGCTGGTGCGCACGGGACTGCTCGGCTGGGTGTGCGGCGTGGAGGGCGTGACCCTCGACTGGATCGACCGCCCGGTACTGCCCCGCGACACGATGTGCGACCTGCTCGCGAAGACGCTGGGCGGCACCCTGCGCGCGATCGAGGAACTGGATCCCGCGTACCCGGCCCCGCCTCCGGCCCGCCGGCCGATCTGA
- a CDS encoding acyl-CoA dehydrogenase family protein encodes MPDRAPQQVDRQLPTDEARDLISLVRDIAQREIAPKAAEEEHSGQFPRETFRLLSDSGLLGLPYDSEYGGGDQPYEVYLQVLEELAAARLTVGLGVSVHTLACHALAHYGTKEQQLEHLPAMLGGGLLGAYCLSEPSSGSDAASLRTKAVRDGDHWVITGTKAWITHGGIADFYTVMARTGEEGPRGITAFLVPGDAEGLSAAAPEKKMGMKGSPTAQVHFDGVRVPEARRIGDEGQGFAIALSALDSGRLGIAACAIGLAQAALDEAVAYATGRRQFGRPISDFEGLRFLLADMATQIEAGRALYLAAARLRDAGRPFAKQAAMAKLHCTDTAMKVTIDAVQVLGGYGYTVDFPVERYMREAKALQIVEGTNQIQRMVIARHLAGPESR; translated from the coding sequence ATGCCCGACCGCGCCCCGCAGCAGGTGGACCGACAACTGCCCACGGACGAGGCCCGGGATCTGATCTCGCTCGTCCGCGACATCGCGCAGCGCGAGATCGCCCCGAAGGCGGCCGAGGAGGAGCACTCCGGGCAGTTCCCGCGCGAGACCTTCCGCCTGCTCTCCGACTCCGGACTGCTCGGCCTGCCGTACGACTCCGAGTACGGCGGTGGCGACCAGCCCTACGAGGTGTACCTGCAGGTCCTGGAGGAGCTGGCCGCGGCACGCCTCACCGTCGGCCTCGGCGTCAGCGTCCACACCCTGGCCTGTCATGCCCTCGCGCACTACGGCACCAAGGAACAACAGCTGGAACACCTGCCCGCGATGCTCGGCGGGGGCCTCCTGGGCGCCTACTGCCTCTCCGAGCCGTCGTCCGGGTCGGATGCCGCGTCCCTGCGGACGAAGGCGGTCCGGGACGGCGACCACTGGGTGATCACCGGTACCAAGGCATGGATCACCCACGGAGGGATCGCCGATTTCTACACCGTGATGGCGCGCACCGGCGAGGAGGGCCCCCGCGGGATCACCGCGTTCCTCGTGCCCGGCGACGCCGAGGGACTGAGTGCCGCGGCGCCCGAGAAGAAGATGGGCATGAAGGGATCGCCCACCGCGCAGGTCCACTTCGACGGGGTGCGCGTGCCGGAAGCGCGGCGCATCGGCGACGAGGGACAGGGCTTCGCGATCGCGCTGTCCGCGCTCGACTCGGGGCGGCTCGGCATCGCGGCCTGCGCCATCGGCCTGGCCCAGGCGGCCCTGGACGAGGCCGTCGCGTACGCCACCGGGCGTCGGCAGTTCGGGCGGCCGATCTCGGACTTCGAGGGGCTGCGCTTCCTGCTCGCCGACATGGCGACGCAGATCGAGGCGGGCCGGGCGCTGTACCTGGCGGCGGCACGGCTGCGGGACGCCGGGCGTCCGTTCGCCAAGCAGGCGGCCATGGCCAAGCTGCACTGCACCGACACGGCGATGAAGGTCACCATCGACGCCGTCCAGGTGCTCGGCGGGTACGGCTACACCGTGGATTTCCCGGTAGAGCGCTACATGCGGGAGGCCAAGGCGCTGCAGATCGTCGAGGGGACGAACCAGATCCAGCGCATGGTCATCGCCCGTCACCTCGCTGGTCCCGAGTCCCGCTGA
- a CDS encoding peptidase C39 family protein: MTRASEPSRRTILAAAAAAAAAAGTAGPAAAAMPTARPTKASPSLVDYRAWTSYADWRSGTAQGVRALAGLRPGLVTATPAGRTDYTDPHTGKSATWEYAVWTSPAHRLAVPATELVASWNAHTPAGTWLQVELKGTYSDGTDTPWYVMGRWAAGDQDIRRTSVDGQSDGRSNIWTDTFAIADPAVGLRLVSYRLRLTLYRTPGTRITPTVWRLGAMGSDVPDRFTVPASTPGLAEELIVPRYSQEIHKGQYPEYDNGGEAWCSPTSSQMIIEYWGRRLTPEQLSWVNPSYADPQVCHAARFTYDHQYQGCGNWPFNAAYAATFKDLQAVVTRLSSLTDLETLIAAGIPAITSQSFLKEELTGAGYGTAGHLMTVIGFTADGDVIANDPASPSDEAVRRVYRRREFENIWLRTKRYNASGKVASGTGGVCYLYFPARPTSRQRKALAAVGVR, encoded by the coding sequence ATGACCAGAGCTTCAGAGCCGTCCCGCAGAACCATCCTCGCCGCGGCGGCCGCCGCGGCCGCGGCGGCCGGCACCGCGGGCCCGGCGGCCGCTGCCATGCCGACCGCCCGGCCGACGAAAGCATCCCCGAGCCTCGTGGACTACCGCGCCTGGACCTCGTACGCCGACTGGCGAAGCGGCACCGCTCAGGGCGTTCGCGCCCTCGCCGGCCTCCGCCCCGGCCTGGTGACCGCCACGCCGGCCGGTCGTACCGACTACACCGACCCGCACACCGGAAAGTCCGCCACCTGGGAGTACGCCGTCTGGACCTCCCCGGCACACCGCCTCGCCGTCCCGGCCACCGAGCTCGTCGCCTCCTGGAACGCGCACACCCCGGCCGGCACCTGGCTCCAGGTCGAACTGAAGGGCACCTACTCCGACGGCACGGACACCCCCTGGTACGTGATGGGCCGCTGGGCGGCAGGCGACCAGGACATCCGCCGCACCTCCGTGGACGGCCAGAGCGATGGCAGGAGCAACATCTGGACCGACACGTTCGCCATCGCCGATCCCGCCGTGGGTCTGCGTCTGGTGTCGTACCGCCTGCGCCTGACCCTGTACCGCACACCCGGCACACGGATCACGCCGACGGTGTGGCGGCTCGGCGCCATGGGCTCCGATGTCCCGGACCGGTTCACCGTCCCCGCCTCCACGCCCGGGCTCGCCGAGGAACTGATCGTCCCGCGCTACTCGCAGGAGATCCACAAGGGCCAGTACCCGGAGTACGACAACGGCGGTGAAGCCTGGTGCAGCCCCACGTCCTCGCAGATGATCATCGAGTACTGGGGGCGGAGGCTCACACCCGAACAGCTGTCCTGGGTCAACCCGTCGTACGCGGACCCGCAGGTCTGCCATGCCGCCCGCTTCACCTACGACCACCAGTACCAGGGCTGCGGCAACTGGCCCTTCAACGCGGCCTACGCGGCCACGTTCAAGGACCTCCAGGCAGTGGTCACCCGGCTGTCCTCGCTCACCGACCTGGAGACGCTGATCGCCGCGGGCATCCCGGCCATCACCTCGCAGTCCTTCCTGAAGGAGGAGCTGACCGGGGCGGGATACGGGACCGCGGGGCATCTGATGACCGTGATCGGGTTCACCGCCGACGGCGACGTGATCGCGAACGACCCGGCGTCGCCGAGCGACGAGGCGGTGCGGCGCGTGTACCGGCGCCGGGAGTTCGAGAACATCTGGTTGCGCACCAAGCGGTACAACGCCTCCGGGAAGGTCGCCTCCGGCACCGGCGGCGTCTGCTACCTGTACTTCCCGGCCCGGCCCACTTCGCGGCAGCGCAAGGCGCTGGCGGCGGTGGGCGTCCGCTGA
- a CDS encoding polyprenol monophosphomannose synthase, with translation MNHGDGTLGASAQGKQFGPLGTALVIIPTYNEAENIKTIVGRVRSAVPEAHVLVADDNSPDGTGKLADELAAEDDHVHVMHRKGKEGLGAAYLAGFRWGLEHDYGVLVEMDADGSHQPEELPRLLTALKSADLVLGSRWVPGGRVVNWPKSREFLSRGGSTYSRLALGLSLRDITGGYRAFRRETLEGLGLDEVASQGYCFQVDLARRAVKAGFHVVEVPITFVERELGDSKMSRNIVVEALWRVTAWGAEERFGKVLGRGGKTRR, from the coding sequence GTGAACCACGGCGACGGGACCCTTGGGGCATCGGCCCAGGGCAAGCAGTTCGGTCCGCTCGGCACCGCCTTGGTGATCATTCCGACCTACAACGAGGCGGAGAACATCAAGACCATCGTCGGCCGAGTGCGGTCGGCGGTGCCCGAGGCGCATGTCCTCGTGGCCGACGACAACAGCCCCGACGGCACCGGCAAGCTCGCGGACGAACTCGCGGCCGAGGACGATCACGTCCACGTCATGCACCGCAAGGGCAAGGAAGGGCTGGGGGCCGCGTACCTCGCCGGGTTCCGCTGGGGTCTGGAGCACGACTACGGCGTCCTCGTCGAGATGGACGCCGACGGCTCCCACCAGCCGGAGGAGCTGCCGCGTCTGCTGACCGCCCTCAAGAGCGCGGACCTGGTACTCGGTTCCCGGTGGGTGCCGGGCGGGCGGGTCGTGAACTGGCCCAAGTCCCGCGAGTTCCTCTCCCGCGGCGGCAGCACCTACTCGCGTCTGGCCCTCGGCCTCTCGCTGCGCGACATCACCGGCGGCTACCGCGCCTTCCGCCGCGAGACCCTCGAGGGCCTCGGGCTCGACGAGGTGGCCTCCCAGGGGTACTGCTTCCAGGTCGACCTGGCGCGCCGCGCGGTCAAGGCCGGGTTCCACGTCGTCGAGGTGCCGATCACGTTCGTTGAGCGCGAGCTCGGCGACTCCAAGATGAGCCGGAACATCGTCGTGGAGGCGCTGTGGCGCGTCACGGCGTGGGGCGCGGAGGAGCGCTTCGGCAAGGTCCTGGGCCGGGGCGGGAAGACGCGCCGGTAG
- a CDS encoding ankyrin repeat domain-containing protein — MSEAPDPEVVELATKIFDLARRGETETLAAYVDAGVPANLTNDRGDTLVMLAAYHGHADAVRALLERGAEADRANDRGQTPLAGAVFKGEAEVIRALLDGGADPVAGTPSAIDTARMFGKTDLLELFGAH; from the coding sequence ATGAGTGAAGCCCCCGACCCCGAGGTCGTGGAGCTCGCGACCAAGATCTTCGATCTGGCGCGCCGAGGCGAGACCGAGACGCTCGCGGCATACGTCGACGCGGGCGTTCCGGCCAACCTCACCAACGACCGCGGTGACACCCTGGTGATGCTCGCCGCCTACCACGGCCACGCCGACGCCGTCCGGGCCCTGCTCGAGCGCGGCGCGGAGGCCGACCGGGCCAACGACCGAGGCCAGACACCGCTCGCCGGAGCCGTCTTCAAGGGCGAGGCCGAGGTCATCCGGGCCCTCCTGGACGGCGGCGCCGACCCGGTCGCGGGGACGCCCTCAGCGATCGACACCGCCAGGATGTTCGGCAAGACGGACCTGCTCGAACTGTTCGGCGCACACTGA
- the yczE gene encoding membrane protein YczE, translating into MRQATTTTGGHVLSADAPSDPSIDKSMRSRRGRRLLQLYAGLALYGASSALLVKAGLGLEPWNVLHQGLSELTGLSMGVVLTIVGATVLLLWIPLRQRPGLGTVSNVLVIGFAMDATLAVLPEVRSLAVRVPLLVAGVVLNGVATGLYIAADFGPGPRDGLMTGLHRRTGRSIRLIRTAVEITVVATGFALGGTVGIGTIVYALSIGPLAQFFLRVFAAPAASGRSTVVAAGQPERAILRP; encoded by the coding sequence ATGCGTCAGGCCACTACCACCACAGGGGGGCACGTTTTGTCTGCCGACGCGCCGAGCGACCCGTCTATTGACAAGTCCATGAGGAGCCGTCGCGGACGGCGGCTCCTCCAGCTCTACGCCGGTCTCGCCCTCTACGGCGCGAGCTCCGCCCTCCTGGTGAAGGCGGGTCTCGGCCTGGAGCCGTGGAACGTACTGCACCAGGGTCTGTCCGAGCTCACCGGGCTCAGCATGGGTGTCGTACTGACGATCGTGGGCGCGACCGTCCTGCTGTTGTGGATCCCGCTGAGGCAGCGTCCGGGACTCGGCACCGTCTCCAACGTGCTGGTGATCGGTTTCGCCATGGACGCCACCCTGGCCGTGCTCCCCGAGGTGCGCTCACTGGCCGTCCGCGTGCCCCTCCTGGTGGCGGGCGTCGTGCTGAACGGCGTGGCGACCGGCCTCTACATCGCCGCCGACTTCGGTCCCGGCCCACGCGACGGCCTGATGACCGGACTGCACCGGCGCACGGGCCGCTCCATCCGGCTGATACGCACAGCGGTGGAGATCACCGTCGTCGCCACCGGCTTCGCCCTCGGCGGCACCGTCGGGATCGGCACCATCGTGTACGCGCTGTCCATCGGACCGCTCGCCCAGTTCTTCCTGCGCGTGTTCGCCGCCCCCGCGGCATCGGGGCGCAGCACGGTCGTTGCCGCCGGGCAACCGGAGCGCGCGATACTGCGTCCGTGA
- a CDS encoding MFS transporter, whose translation MGTDTVRAHAGDEAAERRREQRGWYFYDWACSVYSTSVLTVFLGPYLTSVAKSAADAEGYVHPLGVPVRAGSFFAYCVSASVVVAILVMPLAGAAADRTGRKKPLLALCAYLGASATTGLFFLDGDRYLLGGLLLIVANASVAVSMVVYNSYLPLIAPPEERDAVSSRGWAFGYAAGSLVLIANLVLFTAHGSFGVSESTAVRICLASAGLWWGAFTIIPLRRLRDRRTTSTTEAVHGWRQLAATVRDMRRTPLTLAFLLAYLIYNDGIQTVISQASVYGSQELGLGQSTLIAAVLLVQVLAVGGALGMGRLARTYGAKRTILGSLVAWTATLAAGYFLPAGAPAGFFALAACIGLVLGGSQALSRSLFSHLVPPGKEAEYFSAYELSDRGMSWLGPLLFGVTYQLTGSYRDAIISLVAFFALGFVLLARVPVREAVRDAGNPVPERI comes from the coding sequence GTGGGCACCGACACCGTGCGGGCACATGCCGGCGACGAGGCCGCCGAGCGGCGGCGCGAACAACGCGGCTGGTACTTCTACGACTGGGCGTGCTCGGTCTACTCGACGAGCGTGCTGACGGTGTTCCTCGGCCCCTATCTCACCTCGGTGGCCAAGTCGGCGGCGGACGCGGAGGGATATGTCCACCCGCTGGGGGTCCCGGTGCGCGCCGGCTCGTTCTTCGCCTACTGCGTCTCGGCCTCGGTCGTCGTGGCGATTCTCGTGATGCCGCTGGCGGGTGCGGCGGCCGACCGCACCGGCCGCAAGAAGCCGCTGCTCGCTCTGTGCGCGTATCTGGGCGCCTCGGCCACGACGGGCCTGTTCTTCCTGGACGGGGACCGGTATCTGCTCGGCGGCCTGCTGCTGATCGTCGCGAACGCGTCGGTGGCCGTCTCGATGGTGGTCTACAACTCGTATCTGCCGCTGATCGCCCCGCCCGAGGAGCGTGACGCGGTCTCCTCGCGCGGCTGGGCCTTCGGCTACGCGGCCGGTTCGCTGGTCCTGATCGCGAACCTGGTCCTGTTCACGGCCCACGGCTCCTTCGGCGTCTCGGAGTCCACGGCGGTCCGCATCTGCCTGGCCTCGGCGGGCCTGTGGTGGGGCGCCTTCACGATCATCCCGCTCAGACGCCTGCGCGACCGCCGTACGACGTCGACGACCGAGGCGGTGCACGGCTGGCGGCAACTCGCCGCGACGGTCCGGGACATGCGCCGCACCCCGCTCACCCTCGCCTTCCTGCTGGCGTACCTCATCTACAACGACGGCATCCAGACGGTGATCTCACAGGCGTCGGTGTACGGCTCCCAGGAGCTGGGCCTCGGCCAGTCGACACTGATCGCCGCCGTGCTGCTGGTGCAGGTGCTGGCGGTGGGCGGCGCGCTGGGCATGGGCCGGCTGGCCCGGACGTACGGCGCGAAGCGCACGATCCTCGGCTCGCTGGTCGCCTGGACGGCGACGCTCGCCGCCGGCTATTTCCTGCCCGCGGGCGCGCCGGCCGGGTTCTTCGCGCTGGCGGCCTGCATCGGGCTGGTCCTCGGCGGCAGCCAGGCGCTGTCCCGGTCGCTCTTCTCACATCTGGTCCCGCCCGGCAAGGAGGCCGAGTACTTCTCCGCGTACGAGCTGAGCGACCGCGGCATGAGCTGGCTGGGCCCGCTGCTGTTCGGGGTCACGTACCAGCTGACGGGAAGCTACCGGGACGCGATCATCTCGCTGGTGGCGTTCTTCGCCCTCGGGTTCGTGCTGCTGGCCCGGGTCCCGGTGCGCGAGGCGGTGCGCGACGCGGGCAATCCGGTGCCCGAGAGGATTTAG
- a CDS encoding glycerophosphodiester phosphodiesterase, which yields MTTLIRHPYLDHPGPIAFAHRGGAAHGLENTMAQFRRAVAAGYRYIETDVHATADGKLVAFHDATLDRVTDGAGRIADLPWEDVRHARVAGSEPVPLLEDALEEFPDVRWNVDVKAEAALGPLLDLIERTDAWDRICVGSFSETRVVRAQRLAGPRLATSYGTRGVLNLRLRSWGIPAAVRRSAVAAQVPESQSGIPVVDHRFVRTAHALGLQVHVWTINEPDRMHRLLDLGVDGIMTDHIDTLRKVLEERGTWV from the coding sequence GTGACCACCCTCATACGCCACCCCTACCTCGACCATCCCGGTCCGATCGCCTTCGCCCACCGGGGTGGGGCGGCCCACGGCCTGGAGAACACCATGGCGCAGTTCCGGCGCGCGGTTGCGGCGGGCTACCGGTATATCGAGACGGACGTGCACGCCACGGCCGACGGGAAGCTGGTGGCGTTCCACGACGCGACCCTGGACCGCGTGACCGACGGGGCGGGCCGGATCGCCGATCTGCCCTGGGAGGACGTGCGGCACGCGCGCGTGGCGGGCAGCGAGCCGGTGCCCCTCCTCGAGGACGCGCTGGAGGAGTTCCCGGATGTGCGCTGGAACGTGGACGTCAAGGCAGAGGCCGCGCTGGGGCCCCTGCTGGACCTGATCGAGCGCACCGATGCCTGGGACCGGATCTGCGTCGGCTCGTTCTCCGAGACACGCGTGGTGCGCGCCCAGCGCCTGGCCGGACCGCGCCTTGCGACGTCGTACGGAACCCGCGGCGTCCTCAACCTGCGGCTGCGCTCCTGGGGCATCCCGGCGGCGGTGCGCCGCTCGGCGGTCGCCGCCCAGGTGCCGGAGTCCCAGTCGGGCATCCCCGTGGTCGACCACCGCTTCGTGCGCACCGCCCACGCGCTCGGACTACAGGTGCACGTGTGGACGATCAACGAGCCCGATCGCATGCACCGGCTCCTGGACCTGGGAGTGGATGGCATCATGACCGATCACATCGACACACTGCGCAAGGTCCTCGAAGAACGGGGCACCTGGGTCTGA
- a CDS encoding Lrp/AsnC family transcriptional regulator: MEELDRQIVQLLVKDGRMSYTDLGKATGLSTSAVHQRVRRLEQRGVIRGYAAVVDPEAVGLPLTAFISVKPFDPSAPDDIAERLAGVPEIEACHSVAGDENYILKVRVATPHELEELLARLRTLAGVSTRTTVVLSTPYEARPPRI; this comes from the coding sequence ATGGAGGAGCTGGACCGACAGATCGTGCAGCTGCTCGTCAAGGACGGGCGGATGAGCTACACCGACCTGGGCAAGGCCACGGGCCTGTCCACATCGGCCGTGCACCAGCGGGTGCGCCGGCTCGAACAGCGGGGCGTCATCCGCGGGTATGCCGCCGTCGTCGACCCCGAGGCCGTCGGCCTGCCGCTGACCGCCTTCATCTCGGTGAAGCCCTTCGACCCCAGCGCCCCCGACGACATCGCCGAACGCCTCGCAGGCGTCCCGGAGATCGAGGCCTGCCACAGCGTCGCGGGCGACGAGAACTACATCCTCAAGGTCCGCGTGGCCACGCCGCACGAACTTGAGGAACTGCTCGCCCGGCTGCGCACCCTCGCGGGGGTCTCGACGCGCACCACCGTGGTCCTGTCCACCCCGTACGAGGCACGGCCGCCCCGGATCTGA
- a CDS encoding P-loop NTPase family protein: MARRPLPRILSNGGDRIARSRELARAAAGGATDVLHPLITITRGLRRLAAAGRLAWADTPKDRRGPLLFLVASVILVVALVPYGPLLAAITLMAASAWKGRESGSTTPPGPNPAQTKRLGALYEALVPYFSTAEDPAPLYAHGGDFTQVFSSCEFDDTGRVSRLVIRYPAYFTDGEPASRARIEQLLHAKSGRDREYHFAWDEEGNELTVTVLPPLPTDIAAQRFVTAPGETVLGFTDPTGVQRTLPLTHGEERRDMPPVLWRTGPRCAEPHLLIAGTPASGTTTLVRSIALQALQHGDVLIVDGGGTGEYAFLTDRDGVLAVESGLAGAAASLEWATHETERRLIAANRARQAGHPPPDDVRRPLWILLDQPTVLGPLAAADGRADPQALLQVPLRHGRAANVTVVVAEQVDALDGLSDAVLQHTRARVVLGPAAPGELEAVLGAPRHTTPVKDVPPGRGYARLGSGPVHRLQVPATPDPYDDTADEQHRQAVLALLPRRIEPIAPGEPIAPSAPIAPSAPVAPSAPIDCDKSAGRSAPVEPVPTEALAVEG; the protein is encoded by the coding sequence GTGGCTCGGCGTCCCCTCCCCCGCATTCTGAGCAACGGCGGCGACCGGATCGCCCGCAGCCGGGAGCTGGCGCGGGCGGCGGCCGGCGGCGCCACCGACGTCCTCCACCCGCTGATCACCATCACGCGCGGCCTGCGCCGGCTGGCCGCTGCCGGGCGGCTCGCGTGGGCGGACACACCGAAGGACCGGCGGGGACCGCTGCTCTTCCTGGTGGCCTCCGTGATCCTGGTCGTGGCGCTGGTGCCGTACGGGCCGCTGCTCGCCGCCATCACGTTGATGGCGGCGTCGGCCTGGAAGGGCCGGGAAAGCGGGTCGACGACGCCCCCGGGCCCCAACCCCGCGCAGACCAAGCGGCTGGGCGCCCTTTACGAGGCTCTGGTGCCGTACTTCTCGACCGCCGAGGACCCGGCTCCGCTGTACGCGCACGGCGGGGACTTCACCCAGGTCTTCTCCTCCTGCGAGTTCGATGACACCGGCCGCGTCTCCCGCCTCGTCATCCGTTATCCCGCCTACTTCACCGACGGCGAGCCCGCATCACGGGCCAGGATCGAACAGCTCCTGCACGCCAAGTCGGGCCGGGACCGCGAGTACCACTTCGCCTGGGACGAGGAGGGCAACGAACTGACGGTCACGGTGCTGCCTCCCCTGCCCACCGACATCGCCGCGCAGCGCTTCGTGACCGCCCCTGGCGAGACGGTCCTCGGCTTCACGGACCCGACCGGCGTCCAGCGCACGCTCCCCCTCACCCACGGCGAGGAGCGACGCGACATGCCTCCGGTGCTGTGGCGCACCGGCCCGCGGTGCGCCGAGCCGCACCTGCTGATCGCCGGCACACCCGCAAGCGGCACGACGACGCTGGTGCGCTCCATCGCCCTGCAGGCGCTTCAGCATGGGGACGTGCTGATCGTCGATGGCGGCGGCACCGGGGAGTACGCGTTCCTGACGGACCGGGACGGGGTGCTGGCGGTGGAGTCCGGGCTCGCGGGGGCGGCGGCGAGCCTGGAGTGGGCGACCCATGAGACGGAGCGGCGGCTGATCGCCGCCAACCGTGCCCGGCAGGCCGGTCACCCCCCGCCGGACGACGTCAGGCGCCCGCTGTGGATTCTGCTGGACCAGCCGACAGTCCTCGGGCCTCTCGCCGCCGCAGACGGCCGCGCCGATCCCCAGGCCCTGCTCCAGGTGCCCCTGCGGCACGGCCGCGCCGCGAACGTCACGGTCGTGGTCGCCGAGCAGGTGGACGCCCTGGACGGCCTGTCCGACGCGGTCCTGCAGCACACCCGCGCGCGAGTGGTGCTCGGCCCCGCGGCCCCCGGCGAGCTGGAGGCGGTGCTCGGCGCGCCGCGGCACACCACCCCCGTCAAGGACGTGCCGCCCGGCCGCGGTTACGCCCGCCTCGGCTCGGGCCCGGTCCACCGCCTCCAGGTACCGGCCACCCCGGACCCGTACGACGACACCGCCGACGAACAACACCGACAGGCGGTCCTCGCCCTGCTCCCCCGCCGCATCGAACCGATCGCCCCTGGCGAACCGATCGCACCAAGCGCACCGATCGCGCCGAGCGCACCGGTCGCCCCCAGCGCTCCGATCGACTGCGACAAGTCGGCGGGCCGCAGCGCACCGGTCGAGCCGGTCCCGACGGAGGCGCTGGCCGTGGAGGGCTGA
- the fxsA gene encoding FxsA family membrane protein, producing the protein MTTGASTSPRTATRPRRSRLRTFLPLGIAAWLVLEIWLLTVVAGATSGFTVFLLLVAGLVLGSVVIKRAGRRAFRNLNEALQRGGSPSRTGGNGLVMLGGLLLMLPGLISDAAGLLLLLPPVQKAVGRYTERTIDRKLRQSSYGSFGDAFQQARMHRPDGKVVQGEVVRDEPEETPGEPRPPLPR; encoded by the coding sequence ATGACGACTGGCGCTTCGACCTCTCCCCGCACCGCCACCCGGCCCCGGCGCTCCCGGTTGCGCACCTTTCTGCCGCTGGGCATCGCCGCGTGGCTGGTGCTGGAGATCTGGCTGCTGACCGTGGTCGCCGGTGCGACCAGCGGGTTCACGGTCTTCCTGCTGCTGGTCGCCGGCCTGGTGCTCGGCTCCGTGGTCATCAAGCGGGCCGGCCGCCGCGCCTTCCGGAACCTGAACGAGGCGCTGCAGAGGGGCGGCTCCCCGTCGAGGACCGGCGGCAACGGCCTGGTGATGCTCGGCGGCCTGCTGCTGATGCTGCCGGGCTTGATCTCCGACGCGGCGGGCCTGCTCCTCCTGCTCCCGCCGGTCCAGAAGGCGGTCGGCCGGTACACGGAGCGTACGATCGACCGCAAACTCCGCCAGTCCTCGTACGGCAGCTTCGGTGACGCCTTCCAGCAGGCTCGTATGCACCGACCCGACGGGAAGGTCGTCCAGGGTGAGGTCGTCAGGGACGAGCCCGAGGAGACTCCCGGGGAGCCCCGCCCGCCCCTGCCCCGCTGA